From a single Silene latifolia isolate original U9 population chromosome 6, ASM4854445v1, whole genome shotgun sequence genomic region:
- the LOC141588185 gene encoding uncharacterized protein LOC141588185, which produces MLTAFFEQNQNDNFSQTLLYNQLPEFYVCHHRRKDKFWSHREKGFVLGRLVYVNLSEGERYYLRLLLSNIRGPRSFEDLRSVNGVLCGSFRESAYKHGLLETDNFIEHCLEEVVRYQMPSAFRILFATLLIYYEPKNPRLMWDKYYDSLSEDYAYNFPTQQHKLLQLTLANIGCILESMGKSFNTFDFGNLKLDNDYLCHLKTKEIEEELNILVSSEDIQAVNMLNDEQQYAYEIIYRRVIENARGCFFLDGPGGTEKTFLYATLLANLRIKGIICVAVASYSIAAANLVGGRTANFRFKIPLDIEQNQRSQISKQSFLAKLIRACKLIIWDEAPMAKRQ; this is translated from the coding sequence ATGTTAACAGCCTTTTTTGAGCAAAACCAAAATGATAATTTTTCTCAGACGTTGTTATATAATCAGCTTCCAGAATTTTATGTTTGTCATCATCGAAGGAAGGACAAATTTTGGAGTCACCGAGAAAAAGGATTTGTCTTAGGCCGCTTGGTTTATGTAAATCTTTCTGAAGGAGAGCGATATTACTTACGTCTTCTACTCTCAAACATTCGTGGGCCTAGGTCTTTTGAAGACCTCCGTTCAGTAAATGGTGTGCTTTGTGGTTCTTTTAGAGAGTCTGCGTATAAGCATGGTTTGCTTGAAACGGACAACTTTATTGAACATTGCTTAGAGGAGGTTGTTAGATATCAGATGCCATCAGCGTTTCGCATATTATTTGCAACTTTGCTCATTTACTATGAGCCCAAAAATCCTAGATTGATGTGGGATAAATACTATGATTCGCTATCAGAGGACTACGCATACaattttcctactcaacaacataaGTTATTACAGCTTACTCTTGCAAATATTGGTTGCATACTTGAATCAATGGGCAAGAGTTTCAAtacctttgattttggcaatcTCAAACTCGATAATGATTATTTATGCCATTTAAAAACGAAAGAAATTGAGGAAGAGCTTAATATTCTAGTAAGTTCTGAAGACATACAAGCTGTAAACATGTTAAACGATGAACAACAGTATGCTTATGAAATAATTTATAGACGCGTTATAGAAAATGCAAGAGGTTGTTTTTTCTTAGATGGACCAGGAGGCACAGAAAAAACTTTTTTGTACGCAACACTCCTTGCAAATCTCAGAATTAAAGGAATTATTTGTGTTGCTGTTGCGAGTTATAGTATTGCAGCTGCTAATCTCGTAGGTGGTAGAACTGCAAACTTTCGATTCAAGATTCCTCTTGATATAGAACAAAACCAGCGTTCTCAAATCTCTAAACAAAGTTTTTTGGCAAAACTCATCCGTGCATGTAAGTTAATCATTTGGGATGAAGCCCCCATGGCCAAACGACAATGA
- the LOC141588186 gene encoding uncharacterized protein LOC141588186: MALNPYTQFFRSVRDVGLDEEGRIVIKLDPMQDQRTHNAPTASQVAAIWIDDEDSSEPPRHDIVIYATSGTSHRILYYYGCYDPLQYPLLFPFGETGWHRLAGTSESEKKVSCREYYCYRLQIRPTNSSILLRSGRLLQQYIVDMYIKIETNRLDYIRNNQNVIRADLYQGVIDSYAAGQTRGGNIGTCFILPASFIGCDRDFRRRYLCSMTVVQCYGKPDIFLTITCNPRWPEIERELSPFEESHNRPDLLSRIFRSKLIELKKDICVRKIFGNDAGYVYVVEFQKRGLSHAHFLIILDSDSKIRTPDQYDEFVLSFNRSIFVENPHLFSAVVRHMMHGLCGEDNPTNSCMKNGHCKNHYPREFADTTTCGRNSYPMYRRRGTGVRVTVHGSQLNNRWVVPYNPYLLAKYDFHLNVEICSTIKAVKYMYKYVYKGHDRVSFAVTDPREQLSFDEITAYQSARWISPPEAAWRIFGFHMNEIHPNVVPL, encoded by the exons ATGGCTCTTAATCCCTACACACAATTTTTTAGATCAGTAAGGGACGTTGGTTTAGACGAAGAGGGTAGAATTGTAATAAAATTAGATCCGATGCAAGATCAAAGAACTCACAACGCCCCTACGGCATCGCAAGTTGCTGCCATTTGGATTGACGATGAAGATTCGTCAGAACCTCCTCGACATGACATTGTCATATATGCAACTTCTGGAACAAGCCATAGAATATTATACTACTACGGTTGTTATGATCCTTTACAGTATCCCCTTTTATTTCCTTTCGGAGAAACAGGGTGGCATAGAC TTGCAGGTACTTCTGAATCGGAGAAAAAAGTATCATGTAGAGAGTACTACTGCTATCGCTTACAAATTCGTCCAACAAACTCTTCGATATTATTAAGAAGTGGGCGACTTCTCCAACAGTATATAGTAGATATGTATATCAAAATCGAGACAAATCGACTAGATTACATAAGGAATAATCAAAATGTGATTCGCGCTGATTTGTACCAAGGTGTTATTGACAGCTACGCTGCTGGTCAAACACGTGGTGGTAACATTGGTACATGTTTTATACTGCCCGCGAGCTTCATCGGCTGTGATCGTGACTTCCGGCGTCGTTATCTTTGTTCAATGACGGTTGTACAATGTTATGGAAAGCCGGATATATTCCTAACCATTACGTGCAACCCGCGTTGGCCCGAAATTGAACGAGAATTATCACCTTTTGAGGAATCACATAATAGACCTGATCTTCTCTCTCGAATTTTCCGTTCAAAGCTTATTGAGTTAAAGAAAGACATTTGTGTGCGTAAGATATTTGGTAATGATGCGGGTTATGTTTATGTTGTGGAATTTCAAAAAAGAGGTCTATCTCATGCACATTTCCTAATCATTTTGGATTCTGATAGTAAAATACGTACACCTGATCAATATGATGAATTCGTTTTAAGCTTTAACCGCTCGATCTTTGTTGAAAATCCTCACCTATTTTCTGCGGTCGTTCGTCACATGATGCATGGTCTATGTGGCGAAGACAACCCTACAAATTCGTGCATGAAAAATGGTCATTGTAAAAACCATTATCCTCGTGAGTTTGCGGATACAACTACCTGCGGTCGCAATTCATATCCCATGTATCGGCGACGGGGTACAGGTGTTCGTGTAACTGTTCATGGATCTCAACTTAACAATCGATGGGTTGTTCCTTACAATCCGTATTTGTTAGCAAAGTACGATTTCCATCTAAACGTAGAGATATGTTCAACAATTAAAGCAGTAAAGTATATGTACAAGTACGTATACAAGGGACACGATCGTGTATCATTTGCTGTAACTGATCCTAGAGAACAGTTATCATTTGATGAGATCACAGCCTACCAGTCTGCTCGATGGATATCACCACCAGAAGCAGCATGGAGAATTTTTGGATTCCACATGAATGAGATACATCCTAACGTTGTTCCTTTATAA